The Malus domestica chromosome 17, GDT2T_hap1 genome contains the following window.
GCCGAGGCCGAGTATAGAGGTATGGCCCACGGCATTTGTGAAATTCTTTGGCTTCGGAAACTTCTTGAAGGGCTTGGGTTCAAGCCAAAGGAGATCATGAGATTATATTGTGATAATCAATCAGCGAGAGATATAGCCGATAATCCGGTACAGCATGAtagaacaaaacatgtggaggtTGATCGGCATTTTATTAAAGAGAAACTTGAGAGAAAGATTGTGTCAATACCGTTTGTGAAATCGGAGGAGCAACTTGCAGACGTTCTCACGCATGCTGTGTGTAGTCGAAAGTTTGAAGACTCACTTGgcaagttgggcatgtgtgacatctatgcaccaacttgagggggagtgttggtcGTGAGTCCTTTATTAGGGAGGTTTTGTTTATAAAGTTAATTATTTGTTTCCTTATTCAATAAGGATTGTATaggattgtatatgtatatatttcaaaGAAAGTAATAGAGGGATTATTCTTGTCAAATTCTATTGATCAGTCTCAATTTTCTCTGGCTTAGAGGTCCATTTTATTTCAAGATTTAAGAGATCAAACAGACAACTCATCCTTCCGCGCGCAGTCTGTGCTCTGTTTAATTCATTTGCTTCAGCACGTAAATTCActggaaattttgagtagaaatatataataaatatatataattaattatcaaaaaatGAGCTTGAGTACCGACTCTCATAATTAAATTCGTTGattcattaattatttttaattaattaatttcagatttaatttttaatttaacaaactcatattttcagatgaagtctgaagtgaTGAAAGAATGTCACCCCTTTGAGAATATGTCTCTCAAAAGGCGCATCCCATATTCATACATATTGTGAATAACCATAACTCaattatatatacattcatctgcatgacatttaaaacacagaaaaatcaaattcattttctacAATCCCAAACCTTCTTACTAAGAGAACCACAAagaaattcgccagaagtctaGTTTCTCGGTGCTGGAATCTTgacttagatcgttgaatcctgatGAAGCAGACGttcgtagaactacaagcatagAATAGGGACAAAAttatgtttcaaggacattgcggtacgcaagcctcgatcttcagtTTAtctatttaatattatttcattttgttcatactctgttaaattatttattagcatatataaatttatcattGATTGTTGATATTTATCCAACACAATCTCCTACAAACCAAAGTGTCTAACTTTGTTACGTATTCAAGAAGCCCCACAAAATTAATTTCGAAGTCTCTATGTTAACGAGAGGTCACATAAACCTCATTTCTAGCAAACAAACGATAGGCAGACAAAACTATAATTTCCCACTTACATGATGGTTTATGGATGACAATTCTAACCATCATACCCCGATAATTGAGGATAACCGTCCATATGATTGGATTTGGGTATGAAAATTCAGATATATTTTGGGTAGGGGAAAAACCATGAATATTATTCGGTTTATGATTCTGGATATGGTTATAGGGTCCCCAATCCGTATCCTTCTCCCGAATCTGAACCGAatgatatataatataattatatataatattaaagtataaataatacacacacacacacacacacatacatgtaCAATCATTATTCACCCAATCTATTAACTTGTGAATACAAAAATTGCAGTGTGAGTTGCATTTTGTGAGAAAGTTCAAAAGTTTTGATATGAATTAAAATTTATGAGAAGTCAATAATACTTATGGGAGATATCAAAGATCagccaacattttttttttttatgtattgacAAAAATGGATATAACCGTTAACCGATGAGGAATCCGTTACCTGAtgggtatggttatggataatacccgatggttaatttgcggatggatatggttaattttTGTGGTTATGGAGATGAATATGGCATTTCCGTCCTCAGACCGAACTGTTGCCATCCCTAATTTCAAGTGTGATATGCTTAATATTGAGTAGTAACTACTAATTAGATGTTGATACAAATCTTATACAATGTACTATTTCTACGTCTCTGCATAATCTCAAAACCACAGCTTCAAGCATTTAAGTTTTCCATGCACTATATATTAACATAAATAGCTTCGAATCAAAAAAGGAATTTTCAACATTATTAAGCTGTTGGGCGGCTAGAAAAAGCTGGTAAAACAGATTTAGcaaactaaaacaatcaaagctTCAATCTTTTTCATCATCTACAAGCAAGAAACCATAAAATATGCTACAACATCTTGCTATACTTAATAATTAAATCAGTGTCattttcttcttaaaaaaaattcacgaTGTTATTTCGGATGAACAATGTATTTGGACTAAGACCTAACATTTGTTTCAAGCTTACGTAGACAATTTTAACTTGAAAAGTACCAAGAATGGGGACGCAACCATGTGTGGATGTACAGTCAGTAATGCACATGAACAATTCATTCAGAGTGTACATGTAAACAAACTTAGAAGGcgaataatttttaattttaatttgcaTAGTCTAATCAGGAAATTTTCAAGACAAAACGGTAAAATCTTATGGCAATTAAGGGTATGATGAGCTAGCTTACACCAACCTATAAAACCTGTTTCCATCCCGTTTGAATAACTCTTATGGTCATCAATTATTCTTGTAGTTCAGATAAGATTAGGACCACCACTTCACCGAAAGCCGAGATATAGAGGCAGACAACATATAACGAGATAGACATATAATTTCTACAATGATTGATGCTGGCGCCGaccatctatatatatatatatatatatgtgtgtgtgtgtgtgtgtaaaccgCCTTGGACCTGAATTCTATCCACAGTAGTACACCTTCTTATCTTTACCTAGCCAATGGAAAATCctcaatctcttcttctttgtgAAAAAACTGCCCTTAAAATCAATGCACTGCAGAAAACCTTAGAAATTGCAATTCTGTTCCTCTTcgtctttgtccttgtttatCGTCTCCTCTCTCTCAGAGACCATGGTTTTGTCTGGCTTCTTGCCTTCGCGTGTGAGTCTTGGTTTGCTTTCAATTGGGTTCTTATTCTCATCACCCAATGGACTCCTGTTGAATACAAAACAAACCCTCACAACCTCTTGCAACAGTATGTCATGCATGTCCTTTTAATacttttaaatataattaatttacatatgttcatgtgtAGTTCTGCTCGCATAATTCTTTAACCTTTGCTTATGcagattgaaagaaaaaaaaaagaaaaaaaaagttcttaTGGTAATTAGCATGTTGATTAATGTCTTATTGTGTATGATTAATACGTAATTAGCGTTTCGGAGCTTCCTCCGGTGGACATGTTTGTGACAACAGCAGATGCAAAGCTAGAGCCACCTATCATTACTGTGAACACAGTGCTCTCACTTCTAGCCGTTGATTATCCAACTCACAAGCTAGCTTGCTATGTATCAGATGATGGGTGTTCACCTCTCACTCTGTACACTCTCATTGAAGCCTCTAAATTTGCGAAGCTTTGGGTACCCTTTTGCAAAAAGTACCATGTTCAAGTTAGAGCACCATTCAGATACTTCTCTAACAATCCCATTTTGTCAAGTTATAATCTATCAGGATTCCATCAAGAATGGACAAAAATGAAGGTAGAATGTGGCCTTCTATATACTTACTTGAATTTGTATTTATGTATGATGTATCTATTTTAATCTTGTAGGACGAGTATGAAAAGCTCTGCAAAAAAATTGAAGATGCTGTCCGAAATTTGGCACCTCTTGATTTTTCTAGAGACTATGTGGATTTTGCTCGCATAGACAGCCGGAACCATCCCACTATAAtcaaggtttttatttttatgtttggtaattcacactacaagaaaaaaaaacttcccaatAAATTCAGTATCATCCGTAAAGATATTATATGCATGATGATCTTTGGGGAGTGGCAAATATATAATAGCTCATTCAGATTTTCTAATTATATATGCTACACAGTTGGTTGACCGACTAATATTGTGGTCGACCGACATTTTACATTCTGCAACTATCCTTTAAGATTTTACTAATGAAACCTAAATAAACTTTGTCAttaatttgaattaatttttgTACAGGTGATATGGGATGCCAAAGAGAGGATCTCTAATGGTCTGCCACATTTGGTTTATGTAACCAGGGAGAAGCGTCCAAATCACTCACATCATTACAAAGCTGGTGCTATGAACGCTTTGGTGAGAATTATTtgcttgacccaaaaaaaaatgttaccATCTCTCTTTCTAAATACATTTGTAAAATTAGTATATTACTGTTATACTTGGGCTTAATTAGCTAGTGTAATGTCCATGGCTTTACATATAGtgactaatttttttaattaattttatgtacATAGACAAGGGTCTCTGGTGTTATGACAAATGCTCCATTTATGTTGAACGTGGACTGTGACATGTATGCCAACAATCCAAAGATCGTTCTTCACGCGATGTGCCTACTGCTTGGTTTCAAGCATGAAAAAGAAGGTGCATTTGTTCAGTTTCCCCAAATGTTCTACGACACTTTGGAAGATGATCCATTTGGAAGTAACGTGGTTGAGGCTGTAAAAGTGCGTATATTAGTTTACAGTTACTCCACTTTGACAAGAAAAATTTGCATGTCACGTGTTCATACCTCTTTGTCACGTGTTCATATTTCTTAACACATGATAGAATTAGAGATACAAACATGGGATGGCTAAGTTTTTTTGGCTATGGCGGATTGGCGTACACGGACCTagttaattaatgtagaaggcTTTAACTTTTTGTAGAAAATTTGGCCTGGGTTAGCTGGGATCCAAGGACCTATCTATGCAGGGACAGGATGCTTTCACAGACGTAAAGTTATCTATGGTTTATCTCTAACAGATAATGAAGGTATCTTAACATCCAAGATGTAGATTATGTGTACTATTGAACATAAATAATCAGTCATTAGTGATTAATCAACTTATTAATGATTTTTAAAAGGGAACTTGACGAGTGAGAGACTAAACAAAGAATGCTTTGGAAATTCTCCAGAGCTCATCCGATCAGCAACTCAAATTTTATTAGAGGAAAATATTGATCAACTGGACGACCTTTCCTGTGCGGTCGAGATAGCATACCAAGTTGCTGGTTCTGAGTACGAAGATGATACATTATGGGGCAAAAAGGTAACGAACAATATTTTCTTTCCAATGTTAGAAGAGGTCTCTGTTAATTGAGAAATAAAGAGTTAACGAGCTTCGGAGATGTTTTGACAGTGTTAATTGGGCCGACCGGTTTTCAGGTGGGTTGGGTTTATGGGTCGGTATCAGAAGATGTCCTAACGGGGATGAAGATCCATGCAAGAGGGTGGAAGTCTATCTTATGTACGCCAGAACCACCAGGGTTTCTGGGCACCGGACCCTCAACTACTCATGTTATGTTGATCCAGAGGAAAAGATGGATCACAGGGCTGCTAGAAATTTTGTTCAGCAAAAATTGTCCCATCTTTGCCACCCTCTATGCCAAGCTTGAGTTTAGGCAGTGCTTGGCTTACTTGCGGATACTAATTTGGGGACTACTCTCCGTTCCTGATCTATGCTATGCTCTTTTGCCAGCCTACTGTATCATTACCAACTCACATTTCTTGCCCAAGGTAAACAGAGTCATCGTCTAATTATAATGTGTTTTTAGTtcggaattgttattagcatttcaaaATAGTCACCAGGCGCAAGCATGATGACTTTTTTGGAGTACCAATAACAGCTGCTTTTAGATTCTGCCATACTAAGTTTGGTTTAAACATTGTTAATGATGGAATTACGAAGTCTACACTTCAAATTAATCTGTCACCAAATAGTATGACAGTATTTAAAGTACATAATAATTTAAATGTCGATTAAATAATATCACATTCTTTTATGAATGAAATTAGGTGTCCCTATATGTACTCAAACTCGGTTGATTTTTGCTTTGCAGGTCGAAGAACCGACTCTAATAATATTTGCTGCTTTGTTTCTCATTAAACACTTATACACACTACATTCCTACCTTGATTCTGGCCGATCAATTAGGGCTTGGTGGAACCAATTGACAGTGGGACCATGGAGCAAAATAACCACTTTAACTGCATCATTATTTGGACTTGTAACTGTGGTATTTAAGCTTTTGGGCATATCTGAGGTGACATTTGAAGTCACACAAAAGGAGCAAAATTCCTCTTCTAGTGACCAAGAAGCTACTTATGATGCTAATGCTGGTAGGTTTACTTTTGATGGGACTACAATATTTGTACCAGCCACAGCCCTCTTGTTTCTGCAATTCACAGCTCTGGTTACGGCCGCGTTGGGTTTGGAACCACCGGCTCTTGGGGTGAATGGGGCGGGCATCGGGGAGATGATGTGTAGTGTGTGGGTGGTGCTATGTTTTTGGCCGTTTGTTAAAGGTTTGTTTGGGAAGGGCAAATATGGGATTCCAATGGTCACTATAGTTAAGTCAGCTGTGTTGGCTTTTGCTCTTCATGCATTCCTGCCCTAAGAACATTACATCATGATCAAGTTTCtgattaatataaaaaattacgAGATCAGATAAGACAGAGTTGTAATGTTACTGTCTTTCCTGATTGTATTACTATAAGGGTGAATTTCATAATTGTCTCAAACTTTTGAGGAGTTTCCTCTTTGTCCGACCTTTTTTTTGTCTCAAGTTCAtttctaaattttataaatatgtgtttaaTAACGACAAATTAGCTTTCGTTACAAAACTCATGAATAATACAGgaccattttttttatgtgcACTTCAGTAACCCTTCTAATTTGACCAAAATGTGTGTTTCCACCAACTGCATGTGACTTGTGTCTATTCAACAATACTCGGATTAAAACACGAACAGAATTAACCAAACTCAATCGGCCGTTCCGGTTTGTAGTTGTTGGTTATACTTGACATTAAAattgtttggaaaaaaaaaaggactaaTTTTCACCTTCAATATACGAATATTATTTTGGTAGATGTATGGCATGAGACATCTAGAGGTGAACTTTGCATGAAAGTGAATGGTAGTCTTTAACATAGAGTTGTACGTGAATGAAAGTGATGATCTACTGAACACGTCCATATTATTTTGATAATCATTCGCTTGCTTTGTCACTTAGAAGCTTTTggacctcttttttttttttttttttttttttttttttttttttgagttgggCATGTAATGACTTGAACACGTCCATATTTTGAGGTTTTTTCAAAATAAGATTCAATTCATtaatttgatccataggagaaAGACCTATTTCTTTAAGTTCTTCAACTATATTACTATGATCTGTAGTACCTCAACTATAGCTTATATTGCCATTAGGATCCTTTTCCCATTTCcaacataaaaatctttcagtccATTGATAAGCACCTCAGTTCCATCACTTGAATTTCCCGtagctcttttcctctttcatttccaattatatatatacacacacacacacacacacaaatattCTATCATAAGGTAGAAAATGTGTTCTTCTCCATTCTACAACATCTTTATGCTTCTAAGATTAAATCAACATAGCAATACTAAAACTTAGCGTGTGTCAATAACGAGAAGAATATAACTAATCAATAAGTAAAATATAGGATTTGAACTCATACATAAGCTTGCCATGTTGCATCATTGTCAACTTTAATGCACTTTTTGACGTCATCCATGCAAATCCACTTATGTTCATCATATTAgtaacaaatcatcaagaacggATATCAATGCTCTTTTTCAAATGCCTCCCTTTTACGGACAAGAATTGTCTACCCTTTCACTTCTAGTGTCCTCTCATGCCCTCCTGTTTATGTGGTCACGactaaaccacgtcaacattttatattactattcatttttgtcttattatctctaaaaaaaaaaacaatataaaatgttgacgtgacttaactgtgaccacacaaaataggagggcaccgaaagtgggagggcaaacaatccttaTCCCCCTTTTACACCTCTTTCTATTCCATACCCAAATAACAAATCTTTTAAAGTACTAAAGCattataaacgaaaattcaATGATTTTTTATAGGGATTTTTACCACTTGTGCAAAAAGGGTTAAAAGCACCTAACTTACTTGCAAGAGAAACAAGATTATTGTAATATAgttggctcaagcaaggtcatTTTCTACATGGATTAATTTAAATAGATTAACGCAAAATCAATTCTCAACTAATTACTTAGAGCAAAGTTTTGGAAAAAGGTGATTTAATGACCTAAATTAAggaaaacgaatttaattaaaaaaggtTAACTAAAATCTACAATtttaaagaaggaaaaaaggaaacaaattttTAGAATTCAAGTTGAGAAAGtactagggttccgccgtcacTCTATCAATCTTATGTAGTTCttttaattacttatgaattacacatgtatattttgaaggttaggttttatTAAAGTATATCCTACTTGAAACCTCCAACataaacgtatatctaacatgtaaCCCGTTCGTGGTGtccagatcgaatgtgaacatataagactcattaagttttgtgaaagccttttgaaaaaccatataacccttaagacgtgtcaTCCATtctaagaagttacacatattaaccacaagaagtcttagtcaattttagggacagcCCTCcatcaaaattgcatcaaattatttttctaaatatcctaatggtcgcgaatcactaagacaaATAGATAATTTAAACCGGTGATTAACatttcaaaacttgcatgcataaattcataagcaaattaaaaagagactacatattcttgctgaggatcatggcctcaccctagcaaagagagaattagttatgcatattcataaaaaaaagaatcacaaagttctttattgaaataataaaatatcgaAAACACCTTGAATGTAAAAGTTTGAAAATCTCTACACTTGGCCAATTTCCTCCCTCAAGAACGCacagagaagaagaagcttTTATTAGGTCGGCCAAGCCCTTTTTAACCTACTAAAATATATCCTCCTAATAATAGGTCTTCCAATCTAACAAAGAAactaaataactaaaataaaataggaaacataaccctaaagcAAATAgtaaaattcgcctaaaatctgCACAGTCAAGTTTTGGACCCCTAAACTACTCCAAAACTAGCctaatatagctggatttaaagtttggaatattctgaacacatctccagaaggccacgaacccatcagATGTCATCTTGGGCTtaaaaaacgcaatttaagcccagaaTCGTCACTTTCCATCGCTGCGCACAGCTCATTTATtctatcgccagaaaataaccactTGGTagaaaattcccaaattttgatacgaacaCGCCAAGAGAcgcacgaacgtcctccaatgtGAATCACTCTAAAATTCGTCTGTTTGATCATATTTTGTTCCAGAGGAAGTTGAATGtcctatattaaaaatataaagcaaattatcaaaattctaccaaaataatttcCAAAACATACTAAGAAtaagataaaatatataatatgaaattgacTCATCAATTTTCAATTAAGTTCAAATTCATGATACATGCAATACTTCTAACCAATACAAATTGCAATCCAATCACTTTGCATAATATCcggataatgaaaataaaaatggaaaactaaaataaaatattaacacaTAACATAAATAGCTAGTTCTTGGTGGTTCCTAATTGCTCCccacttattatatattttctggACCATGGCGCCCCTCTTTACAGTCCACTGGTCAGATACTCTAAAAGTACCAATATTTTTTAGGATCTGCATTCTGCTGGATCCAACTACATCTAGCAACcaacatcaaaattttcaacatcCAATTCCCAAATCCACCACCAAAATAGCAGAACTCCAATTGAAAAATCGATGTACAAAGCTAAATATAAGCATTCTTGGAACAAAAAGGACAAATTCCtaccataaaagaaaaaaattccagaaacccaattcagaaatcaaagaaacGGTCACATTACATACACAAACTCGAGTTATATAGCAGAACCccacttgaaaaataaaaacccaattcagagaatcaaagaaaaaaattccCGTCGAGAAGAAGCCATCGCAACAAAACCCCAattcagaaaataaaaatcaatgCAACCATCGCAACATAAGAAGCACAAAAAGAATCCAGCCCATAATCTGTTATGATTATAATAGTGGTTAGAATAATAGTggaatattatttagctaaatGTTGTTATTGTTAGTGGCCAGCTGGCATTGTGAGAAGGATGGTTGTATAAGAACCAAATTGTGGCATTGTTCTGCCAAGTTTGAATTGAATTAGAAAAACAATATTACAAGAAAACTTTCTATCTCTCTTTATCTTCCTTCCCACTTACCGCCATTGCTATCTGCTACTAGCAGGTCGAGAAAGGGAATTTGGGAGTTGTGAcctaacaattggtatcagagcattaTGAATTCTTAGTCATGCCCTTTGGTCTTACAAATGCTCCTGCCACTTTCCAAGCCCTTATGAATGACATTTTTAAGCCTTACCTCCAGAAGTTCATATTGGTGTTCTTTGACGACATTTTGGTGTACAGCAAGACCTGGGAGGACCATCTTTCACACCTGCACCAAACTTTGGAGTTACTACAAAAACACCAATTAGCAATGAAGAAATCGAAATTCTCTTTTGGACAATCACAGGTGGAATACTTGGGGCACATCATATCTCGTGATGGGGTGGCTGCAAATCCTACTAAGATTCAAGCAATTATAGATTGGCCAATACCAAAAAATGTCAAAGAGTTGAGGGGATTTCTCGGGCTCTCGGGCTCTCGAGGTATTACAAAAAATTCATCCCCGGTTATGGCAAGGTGTGCCAACCCTTGTACCAACTAACTAAAAAGGATGGCTTCATTTGGTCCCCTGAAGCCACGACAGTTTTCCAAGCATTAAAAAGAACCATGACTTCTCCGCAGCTATTAGCCTTACCCAATTTTTCTATTCCCTTCACATTGGAATGTGATGCATTTGGCAATGGAATAGGGGCTGTGTTGCAACAGAATGGCAGACCTATAGCTTTCACAAGTCAAGCATTGGGACCACGGAATCAAGCATTGTCTACATACGAAAGAGAGTTGATTGACATCCTTAGTGCTGTTAAAAATGGAAAAACTATCTTCAATGGCACCACTTCATCATAAAGACAGATCATAGCAGCCTGAAATACTTTCTGAGTCAAAGAACTAATACCCCATTCCAACAGAAATGGATGGCCAAATTGTTGGGATTTGATTATGAGATACAATATAGGCAAGGCCATGACAACATAGTGGCTGATGCCTTATCTCGAGTAGTTGGATTGTCTCAATTACAAGAGGAACCTCTCTGTGACTTATGGGAGTGCAAAGCTATAACATACCCCTACTTCAGGTGGCTGGATGAACTTTGAAGAGGGTTAGAACAAGATAGTTGGATTCAAAGCAAGGTGCAGGAGGTGCGAACATATTCTCAAGCTGCTGCAATTAACCCCAATCTATCCAAGTACCATTTAGACAACGGTTTCCTCAAATACAAGAGGCGGATCGTGCTTAGCCCATATTCAAGTTGGAAAAGGAAGGTCTTTGAGGTACATCACTCATCTCTAAGTGCGGGCCATGAAGAGGTTCTAAAGACTTATCAGAGATTGAAGAGGGGCTTCTATTGGGTAGGAATGAAAAAAGATCTCATGTCATAAGTGGCTGAATGTCGAGAATGCTAGCAAAATAAGTATGAAACCATCTCCTCTCCCGGATTGCTTCAACCTCTGCCGATTCCTACACATGTATGGAATGACATAAGCATGGATTTCAGCACTAGTTTACCTCTGTGCAAAGGCAAATCAGTGATCCTGGTAATAGTAGACATGTTGTCCAAGTATGCTCATTTCATTCCCTTAGCACATCCGTATACGGCAAACATGGTAGCTCAGGAATTTGTTGATAATGTGTTTAAACTCCATGGGATGCCCTCTACCATTGTGAGTGACAGAGACACCATTTTCATGAGTGTTTTTTGGAAAGAATTTTTTAAGTTGCAAGGTTCCAAGTTGTGTATGAGCTCAGGTTACCATCCACAGAGTGATGGCCAAACCAATGAGGTGAATCAGTGCCTTGAAACTTACTTGCGATGCTTCACTAGCTGTCAACCTAAGAAGTGGCTCCACTGGCTTCCATGGGTAGAATTGAGCTATAACACTTCCTACCACACTTCCTCAAAGTCCACCCCTTTCGAAGTGGTCTATGGTTATCCACCACCACACATCGCGTCTTATGAGCTTGGCACTGCTAAGTTGGATATCGTGGAGCAAGGACTGCTAACTTGGGACAAACTATTAGTAATGCTCAGGACCAATTTGCAAGTAGCTCAGAACAGATGAAAACACAAGCGGATAAGCATTGAAGTGAAAGGGTTTTCAAGGAAGGAGATTTGGTGTATTTGAAATTAATTCCCTATCAATTGCAATCTTTATCATCTCATGCTTACCATAAGCTTCATCCCCGGTACTATGGTCCTTATGAGGTTTTGGAAAAGATTGGGAAGGTTGCCTACCGGTTGAAACTGCCTGAGAATTCAAAAATTCATCCGGTCTTTCATGTTTGTTGCTTGAAGAAACACTTAGGAGACAAGGTCACTGCAACTCCATTCTTGCCTACTGTCACTGATGATGGGTTGCTACCACTCGAACCACTCAAAGTGCTACAAAGGAGGGTCTACAAGAAGGGCCAAGCTGCTGGAGTTCAGCTGTTAATCCAATGGAAGAACAACAAAGAGGACGAAACTACATGGGAGGATTATGACGAGTTTGCTGCTAGATTTCCTGATTTCAGTCTTCAATTCTAACCTTGAGGACAACATTTATTTTGTAAAGGAAGGGTAGTGTTATGATTATAATAGTGGTTAGAATAATAATggaatattatttagctaaatGTTGTTATTGTTAGTGGCCAGCTAGCATTGTGAGAAGAATGGTTGTATAAGAACCAAATTGTGGCATTGTTCTGCCAAGGTTGAATTGAATTAGAAAAACAATATTACAAGAAAACTTTttatctctctctatcttccTTCCCACTCACCGCCATTGCTATCTGCTACTGGTAGGCTGAGAAAGGGAATTTGGGAGTTGTGACCTAAAATAATCAAACCCTAAACATGTAGAGATCGGCCAATCGATCCAAGAAAACAGagagaaaaggaaacccaagaAATTGTGCTGAGGATTCGCTCGAGGGAGAGCACAACTAATTTATCCATGCTATCAGGTTTTGGTGAAGCGAAGCATACGAGATTGCTAAGGATGGTCTTGGCAGTCCCTCTACTTTTCAAGAGGGGTCTCGTTAAGATCGTCTGACGAGCCATTCAATCGAGGCGAGGCCCT
Protein-coding sequences here:
- the LOC103404840 gene encoding cellulose synthase-like protein H1 isoform X6 — translated: MFVTTADAKLEPPIITVNTVLSLLAVDYPTHKLACYVSDDGCSPLTLYTLIEASKFAKLWVPFCKKYHVQVRAPFRYFSNNPILSSYNLSGFHQEWTKMKDEYEKLCKKIEDAVRNLAPLDFSRDYVDFARIDSRNHPTIIKVIWDAKERISNGLPHLVYVTREKRPNHSHHYKAGAMNALTRVSGVMTNAPFMLNVDCDMYANNPKIVLHAMCLLLGFKHEKEGAFVQFPQMFYDTLEDDPFGSNVVEAVKKIWPGLAGIQGPIYAGTGCFHRRKVIYGLSLTDNEELIRSATQILLEENIDQLDDLSCAVEIAYQVAGSEYEDDTLWGKKVGWVYGSVSEDVLTGMKIHARGWKSILCTPEPPGFLGTGPSTTHVMLIQRKRWITGLLEILFSKNCPIFATLYAKLEFRQCLAYLRILIWGLLSVPDLCYALLPAYCIITNSHFLPKVEEPTLIIFAALFLIKHLYTLHSYLDSGRSIRAWWNQLTVGPWSKITTLTASLFGLVTVVFKLLGISEVTFEVTQKEQNSSSSDQEATYDANAGRFTFDGTTIFVPATALLFLQFTALVTAALGLEPPALGVNGAGIGEMMCSVWVVLCFWPFVKGLFGKGKYGIPMVTIVKSAVLAFALHAFLP
- the LOC103404840 gene encoding cellulose synthase-like protein H1 isoform X5 — its product is MFVTTADAKLEPPIITVNTVLSLLAVDYPTHKLACYVSDDGCSPLTLYTLIEASKFAKLWVPFCKKYHVQVRAPFRYFSNNPILSSYNLSGFHQEWTKMKDEYEKLCKKIEDAVRNLAPLDFSRDYVDFARIDSRNHPTIIKVIWDAKERISNGLPHLVYVTREKRPNHSHHYKAGAMNALTRVSGVMTNAPFMLNVDCDMYANNPKIVLHAMCLLLGFKHEKEGAFVQFPQMFYDTLEDDPFGSNVVEAVKKIWPGLAGIQGPIYAGTGCFHRRKVIYGLSLTDNEGNLTSERLNKECFGNSPELIRSATQILLEENIDQLDDLSCAVEIAYQVAGSEYEDDTLWGKKVGWVYGSVSEDVLTGMKIHARGWKSILCTPEPPGFLGTGPSTTHVMLIQRKRWITGLLEILFSKNCPIFATLYAKLEFRQCLAYLRILIWGLLSVPDLCYALLPAYCIITNSHFLPKVEEPTLIIFAALFLIKHLYTLHSYLDSGRSIRAWWNQLTVGPWSKITTLTASLFGLVTVVFKLLGISEVTFEVTQKEQNSSSSDQEATYDANAGRFTFDGTTIFVPATALLFLQFTALVTAALGLEPPALGVNGAGIGEMMCSVWVVLCFWPFVKGLFGKGKYGIPMVTIVKSAVLAFALHAFLP
- the LOC103404840 gene encoding cellulose synthase-like protein H1 isoform X4 → MENPQSLLLCEKTALKINALQKTLEIAILFLFVFVLVYRLLSLRDHGFVWLLAFACESWFAFNWVLILITQWTPVEYKTNPHNLLQHVSELPPVDMFVTTADAKLEPPIITVNTVLSLLAVDYPTHKLACYVSDDGCSPLTLYTLIEASKFAKLWVPFCKKYHVQVRAPFRYFSNNPILSSYNLSGFHQEWTKMKDEYEKLCKKIEDAVRNLAPLDFSRDYVDFARIDSRNHPTIIKVIWDAKERISNGLPHLVYVTREKRPNHSHHYKAGAMNALKIWPGLAGIQGPIYAGTGCFHRRKVIYGLSLTDNEELIRSATQILLEENIDQLDDLSCAVEIAYQVAGSEYEDDTLWGKKVGWVYGSVSEDVLTGMKIHARGWKSILCTPEPPGFLGTGPSTTHVMLIQRKRWITGLLEILFSKNCPIFATLYAKLEFRQCLAYLRILIWGLLSVPDLCYALLPAYCIITNSHFLPKVEEPTLIIFAALFLIKHLYTLHSYLDSGRSIRAWWNQLTVGPWSKITTLTASLFGLVTVVFKLLGISEVTFEVTQKEQNSSSSDQEATYDANAGRFTFDGTTIFVPATALLFLQFTALVTAALGLEPPALGVNGAGIGEMMCSVWVVLCFWPFVKGLFGKGKYGIPMVTIVKSAVLAFALHAFLP